The Polymorphobacter megasporae genome window below encodes:
- a CDS encoding EthD domain-containing protein, with protein sequence MIKFTILLTRKPSLTHEEFIDHHRNRHAALFMSVPVAQQTVRRYVQQHAIDASLPGMPPTKYDGITELWFDDVDALARCFSDPVYLEKIRPDEESFLDLHACDFMVSTENPVA encoded by the coding sequence ATGATCAAGTTCACGATTCTTCTGACCCGCAAACCCTCGCTGACGCACGAGGAGTTCATCGACCACCATCGCAACCGGCACGCGGCGCTGTTCATGTCGGTGCCGGTCGCGCAGCAAACGGTCCGCCGCTATGTCCAGCAGCACGCGATCGACGCGAGCCTGCCGGGCATGCCGCCGACCAAATATGATGGCATCACCGAGCTCTGGTTCGACGATGTGGACGCGCTCGCCCGCTGCTTTTCCGATCCGGTGTACCTCGAGAAGATCAGGCCGGACGAAGAATCGTTCCTCGATCTTCACGCCTGCGATTTCATGGTGTCGACCGAGAACCCTGTCGCCTGA
- a CDS encoding TetR/AcrR family transcriptional regulator has product MFGHQAYHHGTLRRALLEDAAVLLNVGGQDALSLRALARRAGVSPRAPYRHFADKEALLTALAVEAFAAFGEALATADAAAEPGRELEAQAIAYVRFGLEAPARFRLMFGPRRLAADAELAIAKQGPFGILQARVDRLAGPGDDSRAQAVGYWSLAHGLTVLFLDGRVRDELDGSEDEIIQRVARATLRIEQSQQSDCP; this is encoded by the coding sequence TTGTTCGGCCATCAAGCCTATCATCACGGAACTCTCCGGCGCGCCCTCCTGGAAGACGCGGCCGTCCTGCTGAATGTAGGCGGGCAGGACGCCCTGTCACTGCGTGCGCTGGCACGGCGGGCAGGCGTCTCCCCGCGGGCGCCCTACCGCCACTTCGCCGATAAGGAGGCGCTGCTCACCGCGCTGGCGGTGGAGGCCTTCGCCGCGTTCGGAGAGGCGCTCGCAACAGCGGATGCTGCGGCCGAACCGGGCCGGGAGCTGGAGGCGCAAGCGATCGCCTATGTTCGCTTCGGGTTGGAGGCACCTGCCCGGTTCAGGTTAATGTTCGGACCGCGACGGCTCGCGGCAGACGCGGAGTTGGCCATTGCGAAGCAGGGGCCGTTCGGCATCCTTCAGGCTCGCGTCGATCGGCTCGCCGGTCCGGGCGACGACAGCCGCGCGCAGGCCGTAGGCTATTGGTCGCTCGCCCACGGTTTGACGGTGCTGTTCCTCGACGGGCGCGTCCGCGACGAACTTGACGGAAGCGAGGATGAGATCATTCAACGCGTCGCAAGAGCAACGCTTCGCATCGAGCAGTCGCAGCAGTCCGATTGCCCATAG
- a CDS encoding transposase, with protein MMGERQVDQAALFYEFSLERHVPRDNLLRSIDRFVDLSSVRAHLQPYYSATGRPSIDPELLIRMLIIGYTHGIRSERRLCEEVHLNLAYRWFCRLGLDSDVPDHSTFSKNRHGRFRDSDLLRHLFENVVQRCLDEGLVGGEGFAVDASLIKADASRQNTVWGSRTLKTDVTSRAVTEYLAVLDDDAFGAATDVVPKVVSPVDPAARWTGANGGLCFFAYCTNYLIDLDHAIIVDVEATTAIRQAEVTAQRRMIDRTHETFGLCPQRLAADTGYGSAGNLHWLVDERGIAPHIPVFDKSQRSDGTFSRSDFAFDHASDAYTCPAGKSLKLYNRNFTTPRNGVDRDGNLRYRANRRDCESCALKPQCCPDAPARKIMRSVHEDARDVARAIARTNGYLVSRRERKKVEMLFAHLKRILKLDRLRLRGPCGAKDEFLLAATAQNLRKMAKLIPMPQPAMAG; from the coding sequence ATGATGGGTGAGCGGCAGGTTGATCAGGCGGCGTTGTTTTACGAGTTCTCGCTCGAGCGGCATGTTCCTCGCGATAATTTGCTGCGGTCGATCGATCGGTTTGTCGATCTGTCGAGCGTGCGGGCGCATCTTCAGCCGTACTACAGTGCCACAGGACGCCCCTCGATCGATCCCGAGCTGCTGATCCGCATGCTGATCATCGGCTACACGCACGGTATTCGGTCGGAGCGTCGGCTGTGCGAGGAAGTGCATCTCAACCTCGCCTACCGCTGGTTCTGCCGGCTCGGCCTCGACAGCGACGTGCCGGACCACTCGACGTTCTCGAAGAACCGGCATGGCAGGTTCCGGGACAGCGATCTGCTGCGGCACCTGTTCGAGAATGTCGTGCAGCGCTGTCTCGACGAGGGGCTGGTCGGCGGCGAGGGCTTCGCGGTCGACGCGAGCCTGATCAAGGCCGATGCCAGCCGTCAGAACACCGTGTGGGGATCGCGGACGCTGAAGACCGACGTGACCAGCCGCGCTGTCACCGAATATCTTGCGGTGCTCGACGACGATGCGTTCGGTGCCGCGACCGACGTGGTGCCCAAGGTCGTCTCGCCGGTCGATCCGGCGGCGCGCTGGACCGGTGCCAACGGCGGGCTGTGCTTCTTCGCCTATTGCACCAACTATCTGATCGACCTCGATCATGCCATCATCGTCGATGTCGAGGCGACGACCGCGATCCGCCAGGCCGAGGTCACCGCACAGCGCCGGATGATCGACCGGACACATGAGACCTTCGGACTTTGCCCGCAGCGGCTGGCCGCGGACACCGGTTATGGCTCGGCCGGCAACCTGCACTGGCTCGTCGACGAGCGGGGCATCGCGCCACACATCCCGGTGTTCGACAAATCGCAGCGAAGCGACGGGACGTTCTCAAGGTCCGACTTCGCCTTCGATCACGCCAGCGATGCCTACACCTGTCCGGCGGGCAAATCGCTCAAGCTTTACAACCGCAACTTCACCACGCCGCGCAACGGGGTCGATCGCGACGGCAACCTGCGCTACCGCGCCAACCGGCGGGACTGCGAAAGCTGCGCCCTCAAGCCGCAATGCTGTCCCGATGCACCGGCGCGAAAGATCATGCGCTCGGTCCATGAAGATGCACGCGACGTGGCGCGCGCGATCGCCCGAACCAACGGCTACCTGGTCTCACGGCGCGAACGGAAGAAGGTCGAGATGCTGTTCGCCCACCTCAAACGCATACTCAAGCTCGACCGGCTACGCCTACGAGGACCATGCGGAGCCAAGGACGAGTTCCTCCTCGCCGCCACCGCCCAAAATCTCCGGAAGATGGCCAAGCTGATCCCGATGCCGCAACCAGCGATGGCCGGCTGA
- a CDS encoding TetR/AcrR family transcriptional regulator — MLLFWERGFASVSIKDLTAAMGIGPASLYAAFGSKADLYRSARERYFEHEEPLWRVPTGGPLRAALNDFFDLAVKVVTRPGRPRGCLIASGFIEFAPAEHDLALETRGFRDRERRDLLKLLNTGLADGELQHDADTEVLARFLATVVEGFSIQARDGATARELRAVGHTAEIGLPWARDGPES; from the coding sequence ATGCTGTTATTCTGGGAGCGTGGATTCGCGAGCGTCAGTATCAAGGACCTGACCGCCGCGATGGGGATCGGGCCGGCAAGCCTCTACGCAGCTTTCGGAAGCAAGGCTGACCTCTATCGGAGTGCGCGCGAGAGGTATTTCGAACACGAGGAGCCCTTATGGCGTGTTCCGACAGGGGGTCCGCTGCGGGCAGCGCTGAACGACTTCTTCGATCTCGCGGTGAAGGTCGTCACTAGGCCTGGAAGGCCCCGCGGGTGCCTGATCGCCTCAGGGTTCATCGAGTTTGCTCCGGCCGAGCACGATCTCGCCCTTGAGACCCGCGGCTTCCGCGATCGCGAGCGGCGCGACCTACTGAAACTGTTGAACACTGGTCTGGCTGACGGCGAGCTGCAACATGATGCGGATACCGAGGTGCTCGCCCGTTTCCTAGCGACAGTCGTCGAAGGGTTTTCGATCCAAGCCCGGGATGGCGCAACCGCGCGGGAGCTGCGAGCGGTGGGCCATACCGCCGAGATTGGCCTGCCTTGGGCGCGAGATGGACCAGAATCGTAA
- a CDS encoding alpha/beta fold hydrolase, translating into MSRPDPDQTALAGPTTSGEAGPIHGDRHSQARRRLRVNGVGLAYRDVGRGDGSQILHGWPETSHAWRKLIPLLSEDYRVIAPPRGIEGSSKPQDGYDQKAVAADAR; encoded by the coding sequence ATGTCCCGACCGGACCCCGACCAGACGGCATTGGCCGGACCCACGACGTCTGGTGAAGCCGGTCCGATACACGGCGACCGTCATTCGCAGGCGCGCCGCCGCCTTCGGGTAAACGGCGTCGGTCTTGCCTATCGCGACGTGGGACGCGGCGACGGGTCGCAGATCTTACACGGCTGGCCCGAAACATCGCACGCTTGGCGCAAGCTCATCCCGCTGCTTTCCGAAGACTATCGTGTAATCGCGCCCCCCCGCGGTATCGAAGGCTCCTCGAAGCCGCAGGATGGCTACGACCAGAAAGCGGTCGCTGCGGATGCGCGGTAG
- a CDS encoding FAD-dependent oxidoreductase: MSAKKNRSNLGGKRTAPDRQRYDVIVVGGGAAGIGAAVGAAQAGARTLLIESAGYLGGAATQKSVQTYCGLYTMHAPPRPAVLGVSAQVVAKLRRLGGVEGPVKFRGTFLLLDCEAVKFACDQVCAEAGVDVLLHAATVRAQRDGGVLKTVTYHDHNGDHEIEGGAFVDASGECDLAFFAGASTRYGNEGLINLGTLGTRFGGIGPEASLDAEDWTAAIRAARRAGVGPLSKDTSLVARVPLSGDVITYLVSQAYDARDAASISAAERLGREQAWAYLEVVRGMRGCENAYLAVTGPSFGTRESRHVDCVQQLTEQHVLDGARFPDSIALGAWGMEWHSAETSESEFRYPGGNGVYEIPLGALTSADTPNLFAAGRCADGDRMAGASLRVMGTAFATGQASGVAAAEFARHGQIGDVARIQNALREQGALIDGDDLPDPVPLVSA; this comes from the coding sequence ATGTCGGCGAAAAAGAATAGGTCGAATCTCGGGGGCAAGCGTACCGCGCCCGACCGGCAGCGGTACGACGTTATCGTGGTCGGCGGCGGGGCGGCTGGAATCGGGGCGGCGGTCGGAGCGGCGCAGGCAGGCGCGCGGACGCTGCTGATCGAGAGCGCGGGCTACCTCGGCGGGGCGGCGACGCAAAAGAGCGTGCAGACCTATTGCGGGCTCTACACCATGCACGCTCCACCGCGGCCTGCGGTATTAGGGGTGTCCGCCCAGGTAGTCGCGAAGCTGCGTAGGCTCGGCGGCGTCGAGGGACCGGTCAAGTTCCGCGGTACCTTCCTGCTGCTCGACTGTGAAGCGGTGAAGTTTGCTTGCGACCAGGTCTGCGCGGAGGCAGGCGTCGACGTGCTGCTCCACGCCGCCACTGTCCGCGCTCAAAGGGACGGCGGCGTCCTGAAGACGGTGACCTATCACGATCACAACGGCGATCACGAAATCGAGGGGGGGGCGTTCGTGGATGCTAGCGGCGAATGCGATCTCGCCTTTTTTGCAGGCGCGTCGACCCGGTACGGCAACGAAGGCCTCATCAACTTGGGTACCCTAGGGACGCGGTTCGGTGGCATCGGCCCCGAGGCGAGCCTCGACGCGGAGGATTGGACCGCGGCGATTCGCGCAGCGCGGCGGGCCGGCGTCGGGCCTTTGTCGAAGGACACGTCGCTGGTCGCGCGGGTGCCGCTGTCGGGTGACGTCATCACCTATCTCGTAAGCCAGGCATACGACGCTCGCGACGCGGCCTCGATTAGCGCCGCCGAGCGGCTCGGGCGCGAGCAGGCCTGGGCATACCTCGAAGTGGTGCGCGGGATGAGGGGATGCGAGAACGCCTATCTAGCGGTGACCGGTCCGAGCTTCGGCACGCGCGAGAGCCGCCACGTCGACTGCGTTCAGCAACTTACCGAGCAGCATGTGCTTGACGGCGCGCGCTTCCCCGACTCCATCGCGCTCGGCGCCTGGGGAATGGAGTGGCATAGCGCGGAAACGAGCGAGAGCGAGTTCCGCTACCCCGGCGGCAACGGCGTCTACGAGATTCCGCTCGGCGCACTTACCAGCGCCGATACTCCCAATCTGTTCGCAGCTGGGCGGTGCGCCGACGGGGACCGGATGGCTGGTGCGAGTCTCAGGGTCATGGGTACTGCATTCGCCACCGGTCAGGCGAGCGGCGTCGCGGCCGCTGAATTCGCCCGCCACGGCCAAATCGGGGACGTCGCGCGCATTCAGAACGCGTTGCGTGAGCAAGGCGCACTGATTGACGGCGATGATCTGCCGGATCCGGTTCCGCTCGTCAGCGCCTAG
- the poxB gene encoding ubiquinone-dependent pyruvate dehydrogenase produces the protein MSHTVADQFVETLHAAGVRRIYGLVGDSLNGITDALRRHADIEWVHVRHEEAAAFAAGAEAAVTGELAVCAGSCGPGNTHLINGLFDCHRTRVPVLAIAAQIPSAEIGRNYFQETKPDELFRACSDYCELISQPEQLPGVLETAIRSAIGRRGVSVVVVPGDVTLRSSVGSGSKPAGLRLAAPVVTPAPAELAALAAFLDAGRKVTLLCGRGCAGAHAPLMRLAEALQSPIVHAFGGKEHVEWDNPYDVGMTGLIGFKSGYKAMMDCDTLLMLGTDLPYRQFFPEHSRIAQVDIRPENIGRRAPLELGVIGDVGATIEALLPLLGRRAEPAHLRASLAHYTKSREGLNDLATGKPGEGPIHPQYLTKVINERAAADAIFTFDVGAVSIWAARYLEMNGHRRLVGSLAHGSMANALPQAIGAQASSPDRQVVSMSGDGGLAMLLGELLTLVQLKLPVKVIVYNNGSLGFVSLEMKGAGFLDFGTDLQNPDFAAVARAIGLHAQRVEDPGELEAAVADIFAHPGPALLDVVIDAQELSMPPVVTASEVKGFSLWSATAVLNGRGDEVLDLLTDGNFFKNLLGSA, from the coding sequence ATGTCGCACACGGTAGCCGATCAGTTTGTCGAGACGCTCCACGCGGCGGGCGTTCGCCGGATCTATGGTCTCGTCGGCGACAGCCTGAACGGTATCACCGATGCGCTTCGCCGGCACGCCGACATCGAGTGGGTGCATGTCCGCCACGAGGAGGCCGCGGCCTTCGCAGCAGGCGCGGAAGCGGCTGTCACAGGCGAATTGGCTGTCTGCGCGGGCTCGTGCGGGCCAGGCAACACCCACCTCATCAACGGGCTGTTCGACTGTCATCGGACCCGGGTTCCGGTGCTGGCGATCGCTGCACAGATCCCCTCGGCCGAGATCGGGCGCAACTACTTTCAGGAAACCAAGCCCGACGAACTCTTCCGCGCGTGCAGCGATTATTGCGAGCTGATCAGTCAACCCGAGCAGCTGCCGGGCGTGCTGGAGACCGCCATCCGAAGCGCCATCGGCCGGCGCGGCGTGTCGGTGGTGGTGGTCCCCGGCGACGTCACGCTCCGTTCCTCTGTCGGGTCTGGATCAAAGCCTGCGGGCCTGCGGCTTGCTGCGCCGGTAGTGACGCCCGCCCCGGCCGAACTGGCGGCGCTCGCCGCGTTCTTGGACGCGGGGCGCAAGGTGACTTTGCTCTGCGGCCGTGGCTGCGCCGGTGCGCACGCGCCGCTGATGCGGTTGGCCGAGGCGCTCCAGTCCCCAATCGTCCATGCCTTTGGCGGCAAGGAGCATGTCGAATGGGATAATCCCTATGACGTCGGCATGACCGGGCTGATCGGTTTCAAGTCCGGCTACAAAGCGATGATGGACTGCGACACGCTTCTCATGCTCGGCACCGATCTGCCCTATCGCCAGTTCTTCCCCGAGCACTCCCGGATCGCGCAGGTGGACATCCGGCCCGAGAACATTGGGCGCCGCGCACCGCTCGAGCTTGGCGTGATCGGCGACGTCGGCGCCACGATCGAGGCGCTGCTGCCCTTGCTCGGCCGACGGGCCGAGCCCGCACATTTGCGCGCTAGCCTAGCGCATTACACCAAGTCGCGCGAGGGCCTCAACGACCTTGCCACCGGCAAGCCGGGTGAGGGTCCGATCCACCCGCAATACCTTACCAAGGTAATCAATGAGCGCGCGGCGGCCGATGCGATCTTCACCTTCGACGTCGGCGCCGTGTCGATCTGGGCGGCGCGGTACCTTGAAATGAACGGTCACCGCCGCTTGGTCGGGTCGCTCGCGCACGGCTCGATGGCGAACGCTCTGCCGCAGGCCATCGGCGCGCAGGCTTCGTCTCCCGACCGGCAGGTGGTCAGCATGTCGGGCGACGGCGGCCTCGCCATGCTCCTGGGCGAACTGCTCACGCTCGTCCAGTTAAAGCTGCCGGTGAAGGTGATCGTCTACAACAACGGGTCGCTTGGCTTCGTATCCTTGGAGATGAAGGGCGCGGGCTTCCTGGATTTCGGTACCGACCTCCAAAATCCGGACTTCGCCGCCGTGGCGCGCGCGATCGGTCTGCACGCGCAGCGCGTCGAGGATCCCGGTGAGCTGGAAGCGGCGGTGGCCGACATCTTCGCCCATCCCGGTCCCGCGCTGCTGGATGTCGTCATTGACGCTCAGGAGCTGTCCATGCCTCCGGTCGTCACCGCGTCGGAGGTGAAGGGGTTCAGCCTATGGAGCGCAACGGCGGTGCTCAACGGACGAGGCGATGAGGTCCTCGACCTCTTAACGGATGGGAACTTCTTCAAGAACCTCCTTGGTTCGGCTTGA